In Candidatus Hydrogenedentota bacterium, the sequence CGGGCAGGTACTCCTGGAGCAACGATTGAAACTCGAGGTTGCCAAACACTTCGACTAGCTTCTCGCGGTCAGCGTCGCGCCGCGCACAGTCCTCAATACTGACCTCCAGCGGCACATCGGTCTTGATGGTTACGAGCTTGCGGCTGAGCATTGCTTGATCGTGGTCTTCCAGCAAGCGTTCCTTTTGCTTGCCTGAGATCTCGTCGATGTGTGCGTAGATGCCCTCGATGGTGCCGTATTTTTCGAGGAGGGTACGCGCGGTCTTGGGTCCGATGCCGCGCACGCCGGGAACGTTGTCGGCGGTGTCGCCCATAAGGCCGAGTGCTTCGACCACGCGCTCGGGGGGCACGCCAAAGCGCTCTCTAACCTCATCGATACCGATCCATTGGCCTTCGTCTTCCTTGTTCGGATCGAACACGGTAACGGAATCGGTCACGAGCTGGAGCATGTCCTTGTCGCCGGTCACAACGGCCACGCTAAAACCCGCTTCGGCTCCCTGGCGCGCGAGCGTTCCGATGACGTCATCCGCTTCAACTCCCGGCTCCATGAGCAACCGGATGTTGAATGCCTTCACGACCTCGTGCATCAGCGGGAATTGCGCGCGGAGGTCTTCGGGGGTCTCCGGACGCGTCGCCTTGTATTCGGCATACATATCGTCGCGGAACGTCTTGCCTGGGGCGTCGAACACCACCGCGATATGGCTGGGATCGTGTTCGCGCAGAATTTTGATCAGCACGCGCGCAAACCCGTACACCGCGTTGGTGGGGACCCCTTTCGAGTTGGTGAGATTGCGAATCGCAAAATACGCCCGGTAGGCGAACGCGCTGCCGTCTATGAGGAAGAGCCTGTCAGCCACGGGTGGCATCCCGCGCGACCGCTAAGACGGCCAATGCGGCGCGTTTGCTGGCGCCTGGGCCTCCGATTTGGACGCGCACCTTGTTGAGATCTTCAATCATCTGGTTCCGCCTGGGTCCGTCTTCGAGCAATGCGAGGGCTTCGGGCAATATCGATTCCGCGGTTGCCGCGCCTTGTATGAATTCGGGCACGATTCGCTTTCCCGCCAGAATGTTCACCATACCGATGTGTTCGACGTGCACCAGCAGCCGCGCCAAGGCGTATGTGACGGGGGCCACCTTGTACATCACGATCATGGGCACGCCCAGGAGCGCCGCTTCGACGGTAGCCGTACCAGACGCGACAAGACAGAATCGGGCGCCGCCGAGCACTTCGTAGGATTTTCCGACCGTCGTCTCAAGAGGGAAATCCCCGGCCATGGCACGAACTTGCGTTTCGCGTTCCGCATCTACGCACGGTACAACGAACCGGGCATGGGGATATCTGTCACGTATACCACGGGCGACGCCAATCATCACACCCAGCAGGCGACCGATTTCCTGTTCCCGGCTTCCGGGCAGCAGGCCGATGGTCAGCCCGTCGCGGTATTGGCCAGTCAGCGTCAATGAGGCCAGGTGATCGACCAGGGGGTGCCCCACGTATTCGCACGACACACCCGCATTCCGATAGATGGCTTCCTCAAACGGAAGGATGACGAGCATCTTTCGAACGATTTGAGCGATGGTCTTCACGCGTCCCTTTTTCCAAGCCCATACCTGGGGGCTGATGTACCAAACGACCGGGATGCCCAATCGTTTTGCCTCGCGCGCGAGCCGAATGTTAAACCCCGGGTAGTCCACCACCACAAGACAATCGGGGCGTTCCCGTTCCAAGCGCGCCACGGTGTCGTTGAAGAGCGTGCGGATGAATCCCAAATGCCGAACGACCTCGACAAACCCCATGATGGCGTGTTCCGCGAGATTAAAATCGAGCCGCATGCCCGCATCGGCCATCTGACGCCCGCCTACGCCCGCGCATTCGACGGAGGGATCTTCCTCTCGCAGGGCGCGAATCAGATTGGCCCCGTGTATATCTCCCGAGGTCTCGCCTGCGAACAGATAGATTCGAGTCACGATGGTTTCCGAATGGATTCGACGACACGCGTAGCCAGGCGCAATGCGGCCAAGGCGTCTTCGCCGGTTACGACGGGACGTTGCCGCGTGCGCACACAATCGAGAAAAGACGCCAGCTCACGTTTTAGAGGTTCGTCCTTGTGAACTTCCAAGGGTTCGACCGTAATGAGCTCCATGGGCGACATGCCCGGCTCGAGCTTACCGGCCTTCTTTTTGTAAACGATGACTTCCTGGGCGCTGTAGTCGGTGGAGACGTACATGTCTTCGGCGAAGATGCGGATCTTGCGCATGCGCTCCATGGACACGCGGCTGCTTGTGATATTGGCCACACAACCCGACGCAAAACGTATGCGGGCGTTTGCGATGTCTTCCAGTCCGGAGAATACGGAAACACCCACGGCATCGACGGAGGCCACCTCGGAGCGGACGAGCGCCTGCACAATTTCGAGATCGTGAATCATCAGGTCCAAGACGACACTGACGTCGTCTCCGCGATTGGGATAGGGGCTCAGGCGGTGGCATTCGATGAAGCGCGGTTGAGTGACCGCATCCATCAGGGCGACGACCGCGCCGTTGAATCGTTCGATGTGCCCGACCTGCAGCAGACGTCCCGCGCGATTGGCGGCGGCAACGATCTCCTCCGCTTCCAGCACCGAGGCCGCAATGGGCTTCTCCACGATGATATCGACACCCGCTTCGAGCGCCTTCAATGCGACGGCATGATGAAAGCTGGTCGGGGCGGCTATCGACAGGGCATCGACTCCCGCTTCCAGCAGGGCTTCAATGGAGTCGAAACCCTTTGTCTGAAAGTCTTCGGAGGCTTTTGTCCTCTTGCCTTCGTCAGGGTCGGCAACCCCTACGAGCTTGACGTTGGGTAATGAGGCATAGATGCGGGCATGGTGATAGCCGAGGTGGCCTACGCCGGCCACGCCGGCGCGAACGGTGTTCATACGAGTGTCCTTCAGGCGGGCGCCACGAAGTGTTCCGGGTTTACGTTCCTGCGGCCGGTCAGGCCGCTATGGTTACGGCGTGATGCCGCGAATCGACTTGCCGATGAAGTCCAGGAGATAGCTGCGTTCGTCGCTATCTTCCACGGTGGCTTCAATTTCGTGCGTGGCCTGGGTCGTGTTGAGGCCCGAACGATACAGGATCTTGTACATTGCCTTGATGCGGGCGCGGGACTCGTCGGTCAGGCCATTCCGTTTGAGGCCAACGACGTTCAGACCGCAGCATCGGGCCGGGTTTCCGTCCACCAGCATATACGGCAGCACGTCGTGCCAGATGCGCGTCATTCCGCCGACCATTGACATGGTTCCCACAACACAGAACTGATGTACGGCGCTGAGGCCGCCGATGTTGGCCCGGTCTTCGACGCGCACGTGCCCCGCCAGCGCAACGCTGTTGGCCATGATGACGTTGTTGCCCAACGAGCAGTCGTGCGCGACATGAGAATTGGCCATGAGGAGGCAACCGTTCCCGATGGTGGTGATTCGGTGCTCGTCCTCGTAGCTGCTCATGGTGCTGGCGCTGATGGTGACGTATTCCCGGATCATGTTGCCGTCGCCCAGTTCGCAGCGTCCGATGAATTCCGACTTGTGTTTCAAGTCCTGGCAACGGACGCCAATCTGCGCTCCCGCGAAGAAGACGTTGTTCTTTCCGATGATGGTCCGGCCGTCGATCACGCAATGCGGGCCGACCACGGTGCCAGAGCCGATGCGGACGTGGGGTCCGATAATGCTATACGGCTGAACTTCGACGCCCTCGTCCAACTCCGCTTTGGGATCGACGATGGCCGTAGGATGTATCTTCATACGTTGAAAACTTCCCGAATTTGCCGGTCACTTGCCCCTGTCATACGGTCCGCGGTACGCGGCCCCATCCGCGAACTGTCCCGTTCCCCAACGTGCGGACTCGTATGCCGTGCCAATTGAACGAGTGACGCCGCCGTCATTGCCCGTTCCCGACGGACCGGACACCCGCTGACGCTGCGTCAACACCTTGCACATAACTCCTGGATGCACCGTTGGACTTGGGATTGTGTACCGGGACATCTTAGGAGGTCTGTTAGGCTTGGGTAGCGATGGAATAACACAATTGGCCGTAGAATTCAAGCCGACTATCCAATCTCGGGCTGATGTAAGGGTCCTTTTGGTCCGAATTTTGACAGAAACGCGGGACCCCATTTCGCGGCTTCGGGTTGGCCGGAAGTCCGCAATTTGCACCGGCACGATTGAGCACCGACGCAAATTGCTCACGTGCAAGACGTTAAGGTTATGCCATGAGGATTTCTCGCGAACGCATTGGTTACGAAAGGGGATCAAGAGTGTTCGTGAGAAATCCGGGGAGTTGTTGCCTACCGTGTACAGGCGATCGAGCGGCGTTCGCACGTATCAAATGAAAGCCACCCGGGGAAATCTCCGCCGGGTGGCTTGATTGCTGTTTATATGGGGTATGAGGACTTAGCGTCCGCGATAGCCGCCGCGGTCTCCGCCGCGTCCGCCGCCGCCGCCACCTTCAGTCTTCGGTCGGGCTTCGTTCACGCGGAGCGAACGGCCACCCTGTTGTTTGCCATCAAGCCCGCTGATTGCTGCCTGAGCTTCTGCTGCATTCGGCATCTCGACAAAACCGAATCCTTTGGACTGATTCGTGAACTTGTCGAAAATGACGCGCGCGGAGTCAACCCGGCCGAACGCCTCAAAGTTTTGCCTCAGCTCTTCCTCTGTTGTGGAGTACGGCAGATTGCCCACATAAATGTTCATCACGCGATCCTTTTCCTTTTCTTAAACCAAAAGACATTCCACGGGTTCAGGACTACTGTGGTAGAGGATTGACCAAGGATGAGCATTGAGGTAGGATTCACGTCAAGCAGGACTTTGATAGCAATCAACACCAATAGTCACGAACACCAGACGCCCCCACGGCGTCTCTTCATTGGATGTTATAGCACACGTCTTTCTTTCTAGCAAGGCTTTTTTCACAGATTGAGACCCCTTTATCCCAATCGTGACCGGCTGTTTTGCTTTGAAACCGAGGGGAGCCGTCTGTGGGGGAAAAGCAGTGGTCTACGCTGACACCTGCATCGCTTGCATAGTCTGGAATTCCCGCAAACGCACCCAGACGCGTCGGGCGACCGTTGCGTACACGAGCCTTCCAGCGAAAGGGAAGGTAGTCCTACGTACGCAGAGTGTGTTCCCGAGAAGTCCTCATGGCATAACTCTAACGTCTTGCACGTGAGCGATTTGCGACGGCGTTCCGGCGCTGCAAATTACGGCACGGTCGCAGGGCTACTCCTGGGAGGCGGGCAAGTGACGCCGAATCTGGGCCACGAGTTCCGCGGGCGTAAACGGTTTCAGGACCAAGGTGGCGGCGCCGGCGTTGATGCTTTTGACCAAGGCATCGTGACTGTGGGCGGAGGAGAGCGTGAGCACCGGGATATTCTGGGTTTGCGGGTTAGCTTTAAGTTGTTCGCAGACTTCGTACCCGCTCATCATGGGCATCATGATATCGAGCAATACGAGATCCGGTCGCTCGGTTTCGGCCAAGTCGACGGCGCTGATGCCATCATAGGCGCTCACGACGTCAAATCCCTCGGTCTTGAGGGCGCGCGCAATCAGCATGACAGTATCGGGTTCATCATCCACAACGAGGATCTTCGGCGCTTTCACGGGCCTCCTATCCCGCAACCTGCACAAGGATGGCAGGGTGCGAATACGCGAATCCTACACTCCACACTTCAGTTTCGCCTCGTCATGGGTTGCTGACCGCCCCCTTGCCGGCGAAGCTGCTCACTTACGGCGCTTTGGCGTTCCCCCAATCCGAATATCGATCGTATGCATTCGGGTGCGGCTGCGTTTTGCGGGGGTAGACGACCTCTTTGCGTATAGAGGACGAGTCTCCTGCCGCTCGATCTGTTTTTGCAGCAACTGCACCCCGTGGTCCAAGAACCCCTCGGGATCGTCCGCGACGCGGACAATTAATCCGTCGACGGGCGGTGACAGCGGTTCGTTGAATTGTTCGTCGCGCATCAATTGAACGGAGACTTCCGTTCCCACGGGAAAGCTCTCCATCATCCGTATGCACATTCCGTAGGGCGTAATGTTGATGATCACGCCTTGGGTAAACAACTCAGCCGCATCTTTCGGCCACATACGGCAGGGCCTGCACGTTTCCGTGCGCTGTGCGCGGCGACGCCCCCGACGCAGCGACTTATTGTCGTCGCTCAGGAACATTTCGTCCGTCATAAGGAGACCTCGTAGTTTCCTCTACGTCCTGACTGCAATATCGGCGCACCTCGTCCGGGTATCTCTCGAACTCGCGCGAACATTGCTGACCAGCAGTCGTTTGCGAGACTTGCAGCGAACAACAAGGCCGTTCCCCGCAAACGGAATGCGTTC encodes:
- the lpxB gene encoding lipid-A-disaccharide synthase, coding for MTRIYLFAGETSGDIHGANLIRALREEDPSVECAGVGGRQMADAGMRLDFNLAEHAIMGFVEVVRHLGFIRTLFNDTVARLERERPDCLVVVDYPGFNIRLAREAKRLGIPVVWYISPQVWAWKKGRVKTIAQIVRKMLVILPFEEAIYRNAGVSCEYVGHPLVDHLASLTLTGQYRDGLTIGLLPGSREQEIGRLLGVMIGVARGIRDRYPHARFVVPCVDAERETQVRAMAGDFPLETTVGKSYEVLGGARFCLVASGTATVEAALLGVPMIVMYKVAPVTYALARLLVHVEHIGMVNILAGKRIVPEFIQGAATAESILPEALALLEDGPRRNQMIEDLNKVRVQIGGPGASKRAALAVLAVARDATRG
- a CDS encoding Gfo/Idh/MocA family oxidoreductase gives rise to the protein MNTVRAGVAGVGHLGYHHARIYASLPNVKLVGVADPDEGKRTKASEDFQTKGFDSIEALLEAGVDALSIAAPTSFHHAVALKALEAGVDIIVEKPIAASVLEAEEIVAAANRAGRLLQVGHIERFNGAVVALMDAVTQPRFIECHRLSPYPNRGDDVSVVLDLMIHDLEIVQALVRSEVASVDAVGVSVFSGLEDIANARIRFASGCVANITSSRVSMERMRKIRIFAEDMYVSTDYSAQEVIVYKKKAGKLEPGMSPMELITVEPLEVHKDEPLKRELASFLDCVRTRQRPVVTGEDALAALRLATRVVESIRKPS
- the lpxA gene encoding acyl-ACP--UDP-N-acetylglucosamine O-acyltransferase; the protein is MKIHPTAIVDPKAELDEGVEVQPYSIIGPHVRIGSGTVVGPHCVIDGRTIIGKNNVFFAGAQIGVRCQDLKHKSEFIGRCELGDGNMIREYVTISASTMSSYEDEHRITTIGNGCLLMANSHVAHDCSLGNNVIMANSVALAGHVRVEDRANIGGLSAVHQFCVVGTMSMVGGMTRIWHDVLPYMLVDGNPARCCGLNVVGLKRNGLTDESRARIKAMYKILYRSGLNTTQATHEIEATVEDSDERSYLLDFIGKSIRGITP
- a CDS encoding RNA-binding protein — translated: MNIYVGNLPYSTTEEELRQNFEAFGRVDSARVIFDKFTNQSKGFGFVEMPNAAEAQAAISGLDGKQQGGRSLRVNEARPKTEGGGGGGRGGDRGGYRGR
- a CDS encoding response regulator, which codes for MKAPKILVVDDEPDTVMLIARALKTEGFDVVSAYDGISAVDLAETERPDLVLLDIMMPMMSGYEVCEQLKANPQTQNIPVLTLSSAHSHDALVKSINAGAATLVLKPFTPAELVAQIRRHLPASQE